The DNA sequence TGAATAATTACACTAATTTCCACGAATTAAATCTTTTTAATCCTTTTAATCTGTGGCAAAAAAACAAACGAAAGTGTGTACTTTTAACTACTAACAAGACCACTAAAAGAAATATAAAAAATAAATACTAAAATAATGACTTTTTCAGAAGCAGCTATTCAAACCTTAGTAAAGGAACATTACGCATTAAACGTTAGTGTCAAATCATTAAATGGATATGATGAATTAAACTTTCTTCTGTCTAATGATCAAAATGAAAAATACATTCTAAAAATATCCAACGAAAGTCATTCCTTTCCCTTTTTGGAAGCTCAGGTCAAAATTATCAGACATTTGTCCCAAAGCAATATGGCCGATTTGTTTCAACATTTTTGCCTTAATAAAGAAGGAGAAGAATTAACCAAAATTGAAAAAGATTCTAAAATCTATTACCTGAGAATTCTAAATTTTCTGGAGGGGACTTTTTGGGTCGAAAAAGAGCATAAGCCTAATTCGTTATTTCATAATCTAGGTTGCTTTTTAGGGAATATGGATAAAGCACTTCAGGATTTTTCACACCCGGCAATGCATCGCAGTTATACCTGGGATATTAGTCGTGCCAGTGAAGCAAACGATGGTCTTAAGTATATTTTAAATCACGAGAGAAGGCGTATTGCGTCTTACTTCCTGTTGCAGTTTGATACTGAAATTGTTCCCAAAATACATCAGTTGCGTCATGCTTATATTCACAATGATGCCAATGATTATAATGTACTTGTTCAGGAGGATAAGATAAGTGGTTTGATAGATTTCGGAGATATGGTTTTTACCGCCTTAATCAACAATCTCGCGATTGCCTGTACGTATGCCATGCTGGATCAGGAAGATCCATTGGCTTGTGCGGCTTTAATTGTAGCAGGATACCATAAAGCCTACCCTCTTACCGAACAGGAAACAGATCTTCTGTATTATTTAATAGCCGGAAGACTTTGCATCAGCGTTACACAATCGGCTTACAATGCTTCTTTGGACAGTGACAACGAACATCATTTTATTACCGAAAGACCGGCTTGGGATTTATTGTATCAGCTTATCAAAATTAACCCGATCAAAGCGCAGGATGCTTTTAGAAGAGCTTGTGGTTTTGAAGGTGTTATTAAAGAAAACGATTATAGCGATCTCTTAAAAGTCCGTCAGGAAAAGATTGGTCGTAATTTAAGCATTGGTTACAAAGACAAACTAAAAATTGTAAAAGGCGCTTTGCAATATCTGTATGACGATCAAGGACGCACTTTTGTGGATTGTGTAAATAACCCTTCACACGTAGGACATTGCCATCCGGTAGTCGTTCGAAGAATGCAGAAACAAATTGCATCGTTAAATACCAATACCCGCTATTTAAATGATACTATTATTGAATACGCTGAAAAACTTACGGCAACCTTACCTCCTGCTTTAAGTGTTTGTTATTTTGTGAATTCCGGCAGTGAAGCCAATGACCTTGCCATCCGAATGAGCCGTCATTATACCAAACAAAAAGATGTAATTGTTTTAGATCATGCGTATCACGGCACTTCGACTGTGGCTATGGAAATGAGTCCGTACAAATTTGACAGTAAAGGTGGTTTTGGTAAAATGCCCTGGATACATAAAGCCATTAATCCCGATTTATATCGTGGTCCTTACCGATACGGGGATGCAAATGCAGGCGAAAAATATGCTGCCGATGTGCAACGCATTATCGAAGATTTAAAAACAGAAGGAAAAGCTCCGGCAGTATTTATCTGCGAAACTCTTTTAGGCGTTGGCGGACAGATTCCGCTTCCTGAGAATTATTTAAAAACAACCTACCAATATGTCAGAGCTGCAGGAGGCGTTTGTATTGCCGATGAAGTCCAAGTTGGTTTTGGAAGAATTGGGGAACATTTTTGGGGTTTTGAACTGCAAGATGTTGTTCCGGATATTGTTGTCTTAGGAAAACCAATAGGAAATGGCCATCCGCTAGCCGCAGTAATTGTTACTAATGAAATTGCTGATGCCTTCAATAACGGTTTGGAGTACTTCAACACCTTTGGTGGTAATCCGGTTTCTATGACAGCAGGTTTGGCAGTTTTAGATGTAATTCAGGAAGAAGAAATGCAGCAACATGCACTGGAAGTCGGAAATCATCTAATGGATGGTTTAAGAAATTTAATGGCCAAACACCCGATTATTAGTGATGTTAGAGGTCATGGTTTGTTTATTGGTGCAGAGATGGTCAAAGACCCAATTACCATGGAACCTGCAGTAGCTGAAATTGATCGTGTCGTGGAAAAAATGAAAGAGAAAGGATATCTACTGAGTACAGACGGGCCTTTGCATAATGTTTTAAAAATAAAACCTCCTATGCCTTTTAATAAACAAAATGCAGATGAAATGGTTGCTTTCTTAGATCTGGCATTGAGTGAATTATAAGGAATCAAGGAACTAATTAGCTAAAAGTTTGGCACACGGATTAAACGGATTCGCTATGCGAAGACACGGATTTATGCGGGTTTTTCTTTTTCTGTGTGGGATGGTTGTTTTGTGAAGATTTGAATAAGAATTCCGCGGAGATTCGCGGAGACCACACAGAGATTCACAAAGAATAATAAAACTTTGTGTGTCTCTGTGTAACCTTTGTGAAGCTTTGTGAAACCTTCTTAAGTGCTAAGGATTGACCTGAAAAAAGGCTTTTGCCCAAAAAGTATTAAAATGAATAATAGTAATAATAATCCGCTTTCGGAACCAATTCCCCATCTTGAAAATTTAGAAAAACAACTGGAGGGTCAATTATTCTATGACCACACCATGCGTTTGTTATATGCTACAGATGCAAGTGCTTATAAAGAAATGCCGTTGGCTGTTGCGATTCCTAAAACAAAGGAAGACATTCAAAAAATCATTACTTTTGCACGTGAAAATAAGAGCAGTGTGATTCCGCGTGCGGCTGGGACTTCGCTTGCAGGTCAGGTAGTGGGTAATGGAATTATTGTAGACATCTCACAAGAATTCACCCAAATTATCTCGGTGGATGAAAGCAATAAAACCGCATGGGTTGAACCGGGTGTAATTCGTGATGAACTTAATCTGCATCTGAAACCCTATCAACTCTTTTTTGGCCCTGAAACGTCTACCAGCAATCGTTGTATGATTGGCGGTATGGTAGGAAACAATGCCTGTGGTGCCAGATCGGTAGTCTACGGTTCAACAAGAGAACATCTTTTAGAAATAAAGGGTTTCTTGGCTGATGGAAATGAAGTCACTTTCAAAGCATTAACCAACACCGAATTTGAAAATAAATGCAACGGCATTGACACGGTAAGTCCTTTAGAGCAATCGATTTACGTTCAAATTAAAGAAGTAGTATCGTCTGAAACCAACAGGCTTTTATTCGATAAAAATTTTCCTAAAAAATCAATTCCAAGGAGGAATACGGGTTACGCTTTGGATTTACTAGCCGATAGTATGCCGTTTGTTGTTACTGATGAGAAATTTAATTTTTGTAAATTAATTGCAGGATCAGAAGGAACTTTATTCTTTGCTACTGCTATAAAACTAAACTTAGTTCCTGCGCTGAAACCTTTTGCTGCTTTGGTTTGCATTCATTTTGAAAGTCTTAACGATTCTTTGAAAGCTAATCTGGAAGCCCTGAAATTCAATCCTGATAGTGTTGAACTTATTGATCATTATATACTGGAATGTACCAAAGAGAATTTAGAACAAAGTAAGAATCGTTTTTTTGTAGAAGGAGACCCTCAAGCCATTCTTGTGGTTGAATTTTTAAGAGATACACCAGAAGAAATAGATACGATAGCCAAAGAAATGGAGCTTTTAATGCGTTCTAAAAACTTAGGGTATCATTTTCCGATTGTTTATGGCGAAGAGACCAACAAAGTATGGAATTTACGAAAAGCCGGACTTGGATTATTGTCTAATATCCCCGGAGACGCAAAAGCAGTCGCGGTTATTGAAGATACGGCTGTTGATGTAAATGATTTGCCAGCCTTCATCGAAGATTTTAATGCAATACTGAAACAACGCAATTTAAGTTGTGTTCATTACGCACATGCGGCAACGGGTGAATTACACCTGCGTCCTATTATCAATTTAAAAACCAAAGAAGGTGCCGTCCTTTTTAGAACTATAGCCACAGACATTGCGCATTTGGTAAAAGAATATAAAGGATCACTTAGCGGTGAACATGGCGACGGAAGGCTTCGTGGTGAGTTTATCCCATTGATGCTCGGAGAAGAAATTTATCAACTGTTTATCCAACTTAAAAATACTTGGGATCCCTGGAATGTTTTTAATCCGGGGAAAATTGTGAATACGCCTCCAATGGACACCAATTTAAGATATACTCCGGGACAGGATACTCCAATGCCGGAAACTTACTTTGATTTCTCTGAACACAACGGCATCCTTCGTGCTGCCGAAATGTGTAATGGTTCGGGAGATTGCAGAAAAACCGAGAAAAGTGGTGGTACGATGTGTCCAAGTTATATGGCTACGCGAAACGAAAAACACACCACCCGCGCAAGAGCAAACATGCTCAGAGAAACCATCACTACCTCAACAAAAGAAAACAAATTTGACGCTGAAGGACTTCTTGAAGTACTCGATTTGTGTTTGAGTTGTAAAGGTTGTAAATCCGAATGTCCTTCTAATGTTGATATGGCCAAGTTAAAAGCGGAAACCTTACAGCAAAACTATGATGCAAATGGAGTCAAATTTCGTTCCAGTCTGATTGGAAATACACCAAAAATAAATGCTGTTTTTGCTACAGTTCCGTGGGTTTATAATTTATCTACTAAAGGTTTTTTAGGTAACCTTATCAAAAAATCGACCGGATTTGCTGTTGAAAGACAACTACCGCAAATGCATAAAATTACTTTTGCAAAATGGATAAAAACACACGTTCAAAAAGGGACTTTTATCCACGGTCAGGTCTATTTATACAACGATGAATTTTTAAACTATTATGATGTCGAAATAGGTCAAACGGCAGTTCAATTATTAAATCGTTTAGGGTATGAAGTAATAGTTCCTGAAATTGGCATAAGTGGAAGAACCTATTTGTCAAAAGGCATGTTAAAAGAAGCCCGTGAAATTGCAGAAAAAAACATACTGGCTTTCGAAAAACATATGCCCAAGGATGCTATTCTAATTGGAATAGAGCCTTCTGCTATCTTATCGTTTCGTGATGAATATCCTGATTTATGCCGTGGCATATTGAAGGAAAAAGCTAAAACATTTGCGGGCAGAACATTACTTATTGAAGAATTTTTGGCCCGTGAATTAGACGAAGGACGTATATCGTCTGCTAGTTTTACAAATAAAGAAGAACGCGTACGCATGCACGGTCATTGTTTTCAAAAAGCATTGTCTTCTTTAGTTCCTTTGAAAAAAATTCTAATGCTTCCGAAAAACTATACCGTTCTAAATATTCCAAGTGGTTGTTGTGGTATGGCGGGGTCATTTGGTTATGAAAAAGAACATTATGACATTTCCATGAAAATTGGAGAATTAGTTTTGTTTCCCTCGATTCGCTCTGAAAAGGAAGCTACTTTAATCTCAGCATCAGGAACAAGTTGCAGGCATCAAATAAAAGACGGTACCAACCGAAATGCACAGCATCCCGTGAGTATATTGTATAATGCTTTAAAATAACTAAATTCTTTACGATTTAAAAACAACAAAAGGGACTGCCTCAGAACTAATGAGGCAAACCCTTTCTTTATTTTCTCTTGCAACCATTGCGTACATAAGGGTTAAAAATAAAAAAACACCCTCCTTTTTATTTGCGCACATCCTTAAAACATTTTTACAGAAGTAAATCGGTTTTTACGAAAATAGGTTCTTCCTGCTTCAATTTACTACATTTGATTAAAAGGCACAGACTAATGCTTCAAACGTCTTACAAATAAGTAAAACTTCTGCAAATAATACTTTATAAAAAATGGAGAGTGAAAGATTTAACAAACTGGCAGAAACAAAAAATAATCTGATAATTTCTTATCTAAAACTCCGAAATTTAATTGGCTTTTCAGGAATGCTCTTGCCTTTCATTTTAGTACTTACTTCCAAAACAGATCATACTGCCAAGCTATTTGTAGAAAAATCTC is a window from the Flavobacterium cupriresistens genome containing:
- a CDS encoding FAD-binding and (Fe-S)-binding domain-containing protein; this encodes MNNSNNNPLSEPIPHLENLEKQLEGQLFYDHTMRLLYATDASAYKEMPLAVAIPKTKEDIQKIITFARENKSSVIPRAAGTSLAGQVVGNGIIVDISQEFTQIISVDESNKTAWVEPGVIRDELNLHLKPYQLFFGPETSTSNRCMIGGMVGNNACGARSVVYGSTREHLLEIKGFLADGNEVTFKALTNTEFENKCNGIDTVSPLEQSIYVQIKEVVSSETNRLLFDKNFPKKSIPRRNTGYALDLLADSMPFVVTDEKFNFCKLIAGSEGTLFFATAIKLNLVPALKPFAALVCIHFESLNDSLKANLEALKFNPDSVELIDHYILECTKENLEQSKNRFFVEGDPQAILVVEFLRDTPEEIDTIAKEMELLMRSKNLGYHFPIVYGEETNKVWNLRKAGLGLLSNIPGDAKAVAVIEDTAVDVNDLPAFIEDFNAILKQRNLSCVHYAHAATGELHLRPIINLKTKEGAVLFRTIATDIAHLVKEYKGSLSGEHGDGRLRGEFIPLMLGEEIYQLFIQLKNTWDPWNVFNPGKIVNTPPMDTNLRYTPGQDTPMPETYFDFSEHNGILRAAEMCNGSGDCRKTEKSGGTMCPSYMATRNEKHTTRARANMLRETITTSTKENKFDAEGLLEVLDLCLSCKGCKSECPSNVDMAKLKAETLQQNYDANGVKFRSSLIGNTPKINAVFATVPWVYNLSTKGFLGNLIKKSTGFAVERQLPQMHKITFAKWIKTHVQKGTFIHGQVYLYNDEFLNYYDVEIGQTAVQLLNRLGYEVIVPEIGISGRTYLSKGMLKEAREIAEKNILAFEKHMPKDAILIGIEPSAILSFRDEYPDLCRGILKEKAKTFAGRTLLIEEFLARELDEGRISSASFTNKEERVRMHGHCFQKALSSLVPLKKILMLPKNYTVLNIPSGCCGMAGSFGYEKEHYDISMKIGELVLFPSIRSEKEATLISASGTSCRHQIKDGTNRNAQHPVSILYNALK
- a CDS encoding aminotransferase class III-fold pyridoxal phosphate-dependent enzyme; its protein translation is MTFSEAAIQTLVKEHYALNVSVKSLNGYDELNFLLSNDQNEKYILKISNESHSFPFLEAQVKIIRHLSQSNMADLFQHFCLNKEGEELTKIEKDSKIYYLRILNFLEGTFWVEKEHKPNSLFHNLGCFLGNMDKALQDFSHPAMHRSYTWDISRASEANDGLKYILNHERRRIASYFLLQFDTEIVPKIHQLRHAYIHNDANDYNVLVQEDKISGLIDFGDMVFTALINNLAIACTYAMLDQEDPLACAALIVAGYHKAYPLTEQETDLLYYLIAGRLCISVTQSAYNASLDSDNEHHFITERPAWDLLYQLIKINPIKAQDAFRRACGFEGVIKENDYSDLLKVRQEKIGRNLSIGYKDKLKIVKGALQYLYDDQGRTFVDCVNNPSHVGHCHPVVVRRMQKQIASLNTNTRYLNDTIIEYAEKLTATLPPALSVCYFVNSGSEANDLAIRMSRHYTKQKDVIVLDHAYHGTSTVAMEMSPYKFDSKGGFGKMPWIHKAINPDLYRGPYRYGDANAGEKYAADVQRIIEDLKTEGKAPAVFICETLLGVGGQIPLPENYLKTTYQYVRAAGGVCIADEVQVGFGRIGEHFWGFELQDVVPDIVVLGKPIGNGHPLAAVIVTNEIADAFNNGLEYFNTFGGNPVSMTAGLAVLDVIQEEEMQQHALEVGNHLMDGLRNLMAKHPIISDVRGHGLFIGAEMVKDPITMEPAVAEIDRVVEKMKEKGYLLSTDGPLHNVLKIKPPMPFNKQNADEMVAFLDLALSEL